A single region of the Mechercharimyces sp. CAU 1602 genome encodes:
- a CDS encoding RDD family protein, whose product MKNQIEVATPEYVKVRFEIAGLGTRLIAQLIDLLLLALILISLSIAAAWFLGTWGVDLFIGNTWSSQSFIFVIYLVILMVFPFAYFVAFEYFMKGQTLGKRMLGIRIVMDDGRSASFFTIFLRNVMRLVDLLPSAYLVGVICMFINKEEKRLGDVVAGTLVVRENKSKQRSWKPGEAVQASESTTNKVRLQPHTESTVSSFLARREQLTPEKRQQLAKRLAEQVAAESGYLFVEGNEESYLEEMQNEK is encoded by the coding sequence GTGAAAAATCAAATTGAGGTAGCAACTCCGGAATATGTGAAAGTTCGTTTTGAGATTGCAGGATTAGGCACGCGTCTAATCGCTCAGTTAATCGATCTATTGCTGTTGGCACTCATCCTCATTTCCTTGTCAATTGCTGCGGCGTGGTTTCTGGGGACGTGGGGAGTAGATCTTTTTATCGGAAATACATGGTCCTCCCAATCGTTTATTTTTGTCATCTATTTAGTGATCCTTATGGTGTTCCCTTTCGCTTATTTTGTTGCTTTTGAGTATTTTATGAAAGGGCAGACGCTAGGGAAGCGCATGCTGGGAATTCGGATTGTGATGGATGATGGTCGATCTGCTAGCTTTTTTACGATTTTCTTACGCAATGTTATGCGCCTTGTCGATCTCCTTCCCTCTGCTTATCTTGTAGGTGTAATCTGCATGTTTATTAATAAAGAGGAGAAGCGTTTAGGGGATGTTGTAGCAGGCACGCTGGTAGTAAGAGAGAATAAATCAAAGCAGAGGAGTTGGAAGCCTGGTGAAGCTGTACAAGCCTCTGAATCCACAACGAATAAGGTTCGATTACAACCTCACACAGAGTCAACTGTCTCTTCTTTTCTAGCACGTCGAGAGCAACTTACTCCTGAAAAACGGCAACAACTAGCCAAACGTTTGGCAGAGCAAGTAGCAGCAGAGAGTGGTTATCTCTTTGTCGAGGGGAATGAAGAGAGTTACTTAGAAGAAATGCAAAACGAAAAATGA
- a CDS encoding undecaprenyldiphospho-muramoylpentapeptide beta-N-acetylglucosaminyltransferase, giving the protein MKTMVMTGGGTAGHVTPNMALIPELKKAGWSIHYIGSHEGMEKDLIQPLGIPYHGISSGKLRRYLDWQNIKDPFKVLKGVFDAYVILRKLKPQMVFSKGGFVSVPVVIASRLLRIPVIIHESDITPGLANKLAVPFATKVCVTFTEAKDHLPKEKTVVTGTPIRPSVFAGDAEQGRLLCGFTKEKPVLMIMGGSLGSHKINESIRANLDSLLRHFQVVHLCGKGHVDESLQGRKGYAQFPYVNEELPHIFAMTDMIVSRAGSNAISEFLALQIPHLLIPLTREQSRGDQILNAQAFERKGYSQILFEEDLAQTDLAQMIIETYEDRHEYIEKMKASPQQQSVDKILHMIAESAKK; this is encoded by the coding sequence GTGAAGACAATGGTAATGACAGGTGGGGGTACAGCAGGTCATGTGACTCCTAATATGGCACTTATTCCAGAGCTAAAGAAAGCAGGATGGAGCATTCATTATATCGGTTCGCATGAAGGGATGGAGAAAGATTTAATTCAGCCCCTCGGTATTCCATATCACGGAATTTCATCAGGGAAACTAAGACGGTATCTTGATTGGCAAAACATCAAAGATCCTTTTAAAGTGTTAAAGGGTGTTTTTGATGCTTATGTGATCTTACGAAAATTAAAGCCACAGATGGTATTTTCCAAAGGTGGTTTTGTTAGCGTACCCGTTGTGATAGCAAGTCGTTTATTACGTATTCCTGTCATTATTCATGAATCAGACATTACCCCCGGATTAGCTAATAAGTTGGCAGTTCCTTTTGCGACTAAGGTGTGTGTAACGTTTACAGAAGCAAAGGATCACTTACCAAAAGAGAAGACTGTTGTTACAGGGACCCCTATACGCCCATCTGTGTTTGCCGGAGATGCGGAACAAGGAAGGTTGTTGTGCGGCTTTACGAAAGAGAAACCTGTATTAATGATTATGGGTGGAAGTCTTGGTTCTCACAAGATTAATGAATCGATCCGTGCTAATCTGGATTCTTTACTCCGCCATTTTCAAGTGGTTCATCTCTGTGGGAAAGGTCATGTGGATGAAAGTTTACAAGGTAGAAAGGGGTATGCACAGTTTCCTTATGTAAATGAGGAATTACCGCATATTTTCGCTATGACGGATATGATTGTCTCTCGGGCTGGCTCCAACGCGATCTCTGAGTTTCTAGCTCTGCAGATCCCACATCTTCTAATTCCACTCACACGGGAACAAAGCCGCGGTGATCAAATCTTAAACGCACAAGCTTTTGAGAGGAAAGGCTATAGCCAAATTTTATTTGAAGAAGATTTAGCTCAAACGGATTTAGCCCAGATGATTATTGAGACCTACGAAGATCGTCATGAGTATATAGAAAAAATGAAAGCGAGTCCACAGCAACAAAGCGTAGACAAGATTTTGCATATGATAGCAGAATCAGCGAAGAAGTAA
- a CDS encoding MerR family transcriptional regulator, with protein MYTISEVAKKLDISAHTLRYYEKEGIVIPARDAHEVRVYDDSHIRWLGFVKKLRETKMPIAQIKKYAHLLQEGDHTTAARLRLLEKHHDSIQKQLHDLIETEKMLERKIVAYKEIMKQTEEEEGSGAL; from the coding sequence ATGTATACCATTAGTGAAGTAGCTAAAAAGCTAGATATAAGCGCTCATACTTTACGCTATTATGAGAAAGAAGGAATCGTTATTCCTGCACGAGATGCTCATGAAGTAAGAGTATATGATGATTCCCATATTCGATGGCTAGGGTTTGTGAAGAAATTAAGAGAAACGAAAATGCCGATTGCACAGATAAAAAAATATGCACATCTTTTGCAAGAAGGCGATCATACGACAGCTGCACGGTTGCGATTATTAGAAAAACACCACGACTCTATTCAAAAGCAGCTTCATGATCTTATCGAGACTGAAAAGATGTTAGAAAGAAAGATTGTAGCTTATAAAGAAATTATGAAGCAAACAGAAGAAGAAGAGGGTAGCGGCGCACTTTAA
- a CDS encoding SBBP repeat-containing protein yields the protein MKSIKAESQEKNTYFVTTEGIRYTFLSEGVRIALSDTEELFLRFVDACRGTFPKGMNQNGAGYERVIYEGVWPGIDVIFSNQEEHLKYDLLVQPGACVDNIRLKYEGGCNLTLTEQGDLLIPMSTGFLCEGKPISFQWMHGKKQFVSTAFHLFADASIGFDVADYDATQPLLIDPVVFYSTYLGGSNFDQGEGIAVNSSQEAFLIGQTISPNFPVTSGAFQTTLAGSFDSFVTRLNATGSSLLYSTYLGGSGSEATTLVFTGIAVNESDEAFVTGTTTSANFPVTSGAFQTMRRGTQDVFVTRLNDTGSALIYSTYLGGIGEEQGTDLAIDDPGNAYVTGFTNSTNFPVTTSAFQTLFGGGTDGFVTKLNTTGSALVYSTYLGGSGSDRGSGIALDEATNAYIGGQTNSSDFPTTTGAFQTVLTGGTDGFVSKLSATGSSLIYSTFLGGSSLDSVGGIALDEANNAYAGGFTDSTDFPTTPNAFQTVLSGTRDGFVSKLNPSGSALVYSTYLGGGSTDLIFRIAVDSFGSAWVTGNTTSTDFPLTSDAFQDSLNGTQDAIITQLSFSGQGISFSSYLGGSASDQGNGVALDSQDNAYFTGGTSSTNFPVTFAAFQSQFGGGLDAFVTKVGQPSIGVTGPTGATGPTGAAGATGATGPRGPRGRRGPRGPRGPRGASGGEMGL from the coding sequence GTGAAATCAATAAAAGCTGAATCACAAGAGAAGAATACCTATTTCGTGACAACAGAAGGAATCCGGTATACGTTTCTGTCGGAAGGAGTACGAATTGCACTAAGTGATACGGAGGAGTTGTTCCTTCGGTTTGTAGATGCATGTAGGGGAACTTTCCCTAAGGGGATGAATCAAAACGGAGCGGGATACGAACGAGTGATCTACGAAGGTGTGTGGCCTGGGATTGATGTCATATTTTCTAACCAGGAGGAACATCTCAAATATGATCTCCTCGTTCAGCCAGGAGCGTGTGTAGATAATATTCGCTTAAAATATGAAGGAGGATGTAACCTTACTCTTACTGAACAGGGTGATCTGCTCATCCCGATGTCAACGGGATTTCTCTGTGAAGGTAAGCCTATCAGTTTTCAGTGGATGCATGGAAAGAAGCAATTCGTATCAACCGCGTTCCACCTCTTTGCTGATGCATCCATAGGGTTTGATGTTGCTGACTATGATGCTACTCAGCCGCTTTTGATCGATCCGGTGGTCTTTTATTCAACCTATCTGGGGGGAAGTAACTTTGACCAGGGAGAAGGAATAGCGGTTAATAGTAGCCAAGAGGCGTTTCTTATAGGTCAAACCATTTCGCCTAATTTTCCTGTAACATCGGGAGCGTTTCAAACGACATTAGCTGGGTCATTTGATTCATTTGTAACAAGACTAAACGCTACCGGATCTTCCTTGCTGTATTCAACTTATTTGGGGGGCTCTGGGTCGGAGGCAACTACGCTTGTATTTACAGGGATTGCAGTAAATGAGAGCGATGAAGCTTTTGTTACCGGTACGACCACATCAGCCAATTTCCCGGTTACATCCGGTGCATTTCAAACGATGCGTAGAGGCACTCAAGATGTATTTGTGACTCGACTTAATGATACTGGTTCTGCCCTTATCTATTCCACTTACTTAGGAGGAATCGGAGAGGAACAGGGAACGGATCTTGCGATTGATGACCCTGGGAATGCTTATGTCACAGGATTTACAAATTCTACGAACTTCCCAGTAACAACAAGTGCGTTTCAAACTCTATTTGGGGGAGGTACGGATGGGTTTGTGACAAAGCTAAATACGACGGGAAGTGCGTTAGTCTACTCTACTTACCTAGGTGGGAGTGGATCGGATAGGGGCTCGGGGATTGCGTTAGATGAGGCAACCAACGCCTATATAGGAGGGCAGACAAATTCAAGCGACTTTCCAACGACTACGGGGGCATTCCAAACAGTATTGACAGGAGGTACGGATGGGTTTGTATCAAAGCTGAGTGCGACGGGGAGTAGCTTGATTTATTCCACTTTTTTGGGGGGGAGTTCACTAGACTCGGTGGGTGGGATCGCTCTAGATGAGGCGAATAATGCTTATGCAGGAGGATTTACCGATTCCACGGATTTTCCAACAACACCTAATGCCTTTCAAACTGTACTAAGTGGAACTCGCGATGGGTTTGTCTCTAAGTTGAATCCATCAGGGAGTGCGTTGGTTTACTCCACTTACTTGGGAGGAGGTAGCACCGATCTGATTTTCAGAATCGCGGTTGATTCCTTTGGTTCAGCCTGGGTAACTGGAAATACTACTTCTACCGATTTCCCGCTTACTTCAGATGCCTTTCAAGATAGCCTCAATGGCACTCAAGATGCCATCATTACGCAATTGAGTTTTTCGGGGCAAGGCATCTCTTTTTCCTCCTATTTGGGTGGAAGTGCCTCTGATCAAGGCAATGGTGTAGCGCTGGATAGTCAAGATAATGCCTACTTTACTGGAGGAACCAGTTCAACGAACTTCCCGGTTACTTTTGCTGCTTTCCAGAGTCAATTTGGAGGAGGACTGGATGCTTTTGTAACGAAAGTGGGTCAACCTTCTATCGGTGTTACCGGTCCAACGGGAGCGACTGGCCCTACAGGGGCGGCCGGAGCTACAGGAGCAACAGGGCCACGAGGGCCAAGGGGACGGCGCGGACCGAGAGGGCCGAGAGGGCCACGTGGGGCTAGTGGTGGCGAGATGGGATTGTAG
- a CDS encoding RiPP maturation radical SAM C-methyltransferase — protein MHIALVNMPFASLGRPSIGIGLLKSQVEQHGHTCKNHYLNLHLIDYIGITTYRRLSATLPSLLLGEWIFSSSLRPSSREDDLAYLKLVNERIGDTRGSWCESENLLRMKELMPRYLDDCLQNVDWEQYDLVGFTSVFEQNLASLGMAQRIKQKWPHIKIVMGGANCEGPMGVAMIKAFSFLDFVCQGEGDLSLPTLLKRMECGETTEDIPGILTPTNLDHKFSHKANMMTDLDQLPYPDYNDYFDGFEKIGLDSFLRPSIPFETSRGCWWGEKSHCTFCGLNGLNMRFRSKDADRAIDEIVYLLKRYQKHTTSMAAVDNIIDYKYFQDFIPRLIELDLGIDLFYETKANIKRDQLEAIKKAGFTSIQPGIESLITDVLKRMRKGITMLQNVRLLKWCEEFGIVPSWNILYGFPGEDPADYQYVAEEIISKLVHYHPPICCAPFRLDRFSPYFDFSDQFGIINIRHNRSYRYLYPQLSKAERFQIAYYFEFDYDDQRNPSEYADQLKKKIDRWSGRYDSSFFCYIQIEDRIRFFDNRTQEDGEISELSGWKAKLYQSTDDIKTAKSLLQEMTKQGWKVSLEELTAALQEFVDRGWMLHEERRYLALAIPEGIYEIPEEMKELLLTQKGEGVLQE, from the coding sequence ATGCATATAGCACTTGTTAATATGCCATTCGCTTCATTAGGGCGACCGTCAATCGGGATTGGTTTATTAAAATCTCAAGTGGAACAGCATGGGCATACATGCAAAAATCATTATCTCAACCTTCATCTCATCGATTATATTGGAATAACGACTTACCGTCGTCTCTCTGCTACATTGCCGTCATTGTTACTAGGGGAATGGATTTTCTCCTCATCACTTCGTCCAAGTTCCCGTGAAGATGATCTTGCCTATTTAAAATTGGTAAACGAGCGAATAGGAGATACACGAGGAAGTTGGTGTGAGTCGGAAAATTTGCTACGTATGAAAGAATTAATGCCTCGCTATTTAGATGACTGCTTACAGAATGTAGACTGGGAGCAATATGATCTTGTCGGCTTTACTTCTGTTTTTGAGCAAAATCTTGCCTCATTAGGGATGGCGCAACGAATCAAACAAAAGTGGCCACATATTAAAATTGTGATGGGAGGGGCCAATTGTGAAGGACCGATGGGAGTGGCCATGATCAAGGCATTTTCTTTTCTTGATTTTGTATGTCAAGGTGAAGGGGACCTTTCTTTACCTACGCTTCTTAAACGGATGGAATGTGGTGAAACAACAGAGGATATCCCTGGGATTCTTACACCTACCAACTTAGATCATAAGTTTTCTCATAAGGCCAATATGATGACTGATCTCGATCAGCTTCCCTATCCAGATTACAACGATTACTTTGATGGTTTTGAAAAAATAGGGTTAGATTCATTCTTGCGTCCTTCTATTCCCTTTGAAACGTCACGTGGATGTTGGTGGGGAGAGAAATCACACTGCACATTTTGTGGTTTAAATGGTTTAAATATGCGCTTTCGCAGTAAAGATGCCGATAGGGCTATTGATGAAATCGTGTACTTACTTAAACGCTATCAAAAACATACTACGAGCATGGCAGCAGTGGATAATATCATTGACTACAAGTACTTTCAAGACTTTATTCCTCGTCTGATCGAACTTGATTTGGGGATTGATTTGTTTTACGAAACCAAAGCAAATATTAAAAGAGATCAACTGGAAGCGATAAAAAAAGCTGGTTTTACTTCTATCCAACCTGGAATTGAAAGCTTGATTACAGATGTACTCAAGCGAATGCGCAAGGGAATCACCATGCTGCAAAATGTGCGTTTACTCAAATGGTGCGAGGAATTTGGGATTGTTCCTTCATGGAACATCTTATATGGATTTCCGGGTGAAGATCCTGCGGATTATCAATATGTGGCTGAGGAGATCATTTCTAAACTGGTTCATTATCACCCTCCGATATGCTGTGCACCCTTTCGGTTAGATCGTTTTAGTCCTTACTTCGATTTCTCAGATCAATTTGGCATTATTAATATCAGACACAATCGCTCCTATCGATACCTATATCCTCAATTAAGTAAAGCAGAGCGTTTTCAAATCGCTTACTATTTTGAATTTGATTATGATGATCAGCGCAATCCTAGTGAATACGCCGATCAACTGAAGAAGAAAATAGATAGATGGAGTGGTAGATATGATTCTAGCTTCTTTTGTTATATTCAAATAGAAGATCGGATTCGCTTTTTTGATAACCGTACACAGGAGGATGGAGAAATTAGCGAATTGAGTGGATGGAAAGCAAAGCTATATCAAAGTACAGATGATATTAAGACAGCCAAAAGCTTATTACAGGAAATGACGAAACAGGGGTGGAAGGTAAGCTTGGAAGAGTTGACAGCGGCTCTACAGGAGTTTGTTGATCGGGGATGGATGTTACATGAAGAAAGGCGCTATCTTGCTTTAGCTATTCCAGAAGGGATATATGAGATTCCAGAAGAGATGAAAGAACTTTTGCTCACTCAAAAGGGGGAGGGAGTACTACAAGAATGA
- a CDS encoding DUF2785 domain-containing protein: MSSYTSKSFLQSIVDSDYQQPEGIELYPFLSDLLANFSSTDPELRDSLTYAVFARFVNESEWTREELTRLLYQCLDEEHLFYRIGEKESDSVLMRSFSLLALAVIIGADRRLQILADEAIQRAHECVLNYVGEELDYRGYLGEKGWAHAVAHAADVLDELGLHPTLSEGNRTQLLAGISRLATVTTPLICDEDDRLAFAARTIINRCSMDAFMNWLEQFKLIGGRSEEEYIAIANSKNFLRSLYLQMKWQGKNEKAMKEIEKVLMRGKYS, from the coding sequence GTGAGTAGTTATACTAGTAAATCGTTTTTGCAATCGATTGTAGACTCGGACTATCAACAGCCAGAGGGGATAGAGCTATATCCTTTTTTATCAGATCTACTTGCAAACTTTTCTTCGACAGATCCTGAATTGCGAGATTCATTGACATACGCTGTTTTTGCACGATTTGTAAACGAGAGCGAATGGACGCGGGAAGAGCTGACGCGATTACTCTATCAATGTCTAGATGAAGAGCATTTATTTTATCGCATTGGAGAAAAAGAAAGTGATTCTGTATTGATGCGTAGCTTTTCTTTGTTGGCATTGGCAGTTATTATAGGTGCTGATCGCAGGCTTCAAATACTGGCAGATGAGGCTATACAACGAGCTCATGAATGTGTGCTTAACTATGTAGGAGAAGAACTAGATTATCGTGGTTATCTAGGAGAAAAGGGATGGGCGCATGCAGTCGCGCACGCGGCTGATGTATTGGATGAATTGGGGCTTCATCCTACTCTCTCAGAAGGTAATCGCACCCAGTTGTTGGCGGGAATATCACGTTTGGCAACAGTTACTACACCTTTAATATGTGATGAAGATGATCGATTGGCGTTTGCAGCGAGAACAATAATCAATCGTTGTTCGATGGATGCTTTTATGAACTGGTTGGAACAGTTTAAGCTCATAGGGGGGAGGAGCGAGGAAGAGTATATTGCGATTGCTAATAGCAAGAACTTCTTGCGTAGCTTATACTTACAGATGAAGTGGCAAGGTAAAAATGAAAAGGCAATGAAGGAAATTGAAAAGGTATTGATGAGAGGGAAATATTCGTAA
- a CDS encoding stage II sporulation protein M, translating into MSISSSHRLHHFVHQQESLWKRLEELLTQAEKKRVAKAELDELGSSYRKVAAQLAYAQTYFPDHEVTHYLNDLVVRSHNTVYATKKKGDMRLIYSFLRDQFPERLYERLPFIFIASFIFFCGAGFAYLFTLANADNVAAFLPAEILAQIDPSRVGEGSWNGTVVSGQIMLNNIRVALFCFALGALFGVGTIWMLWLNGVLIGALAALFQQAGQSYAFWAFILPHGVIELFAIFIAGGAGLSLAYSFFVPKERTRLHAFKEEGLITIQLVLGVIPLFIIAGLIEGYITPLPWPHWSKYGVALITLLFLTLYIGRVAWKRGKVKASLDS; encoded by the coding sequence ATGTCGATATCATCTTCACACCGTTTACACCATTTCGTTCACCAACAAGAATCACTATGGAAACGACTTGAAGAACTACTTACCCAAGCAGAGAAAAAGAGAGTAGCGAAAGCAGAACTAGACGAACTGGGATCTTCTTATCGTAAAGTAGCGGCCCAATTAGCATATGCCCAAACGTACTTTCCCGATCATGAAGTGACCCACTACTTAAATGACCTCGTCGTTCGCTCCCACAATACCGTCTATGCGACAAAGAAAAAAGGAGATATGCGCCTGATCTACTCTTTCTTACGCGATCAATTTCCTGAACGATTATATGAACGACTGCCCTTTATCTTTATCGCTAGCTTCATCTTCTTTTGTGGAGCAGGCTTCGCCTATCTCTTTACCCTCGCCAATGCAGATAACGTAGCTGCGTTTTTACCTGCAGAGATACTGGCGCAAATTGATCCTTCGCGAGTGGGGGAAGGAAGCTGGAATGGCACCGTGGTCTCAGGACAAATCATGCTGAACAATATCCGGGTTGCTCTATTCTGCTTCGCCCTCGGGGCATTGTTCGGAGTGGGAACCATCTGGATGCTGTGGCTTAACGGTGTCCTCATCGGAGCATTAGCCGCCCTTTTTCAACAAGCAGGGCAATCATATGCATTTTGGGCATTTATCCTTCCACATGGTGTGATTGAGCTGTTCGCCATCTTTATCGCTGGTGGAGCAGGACTCTCACTCGCTTACTCATTCTTTGTTCCTAAAGAACGAACACGTCTTCATGCCTTTAAAGAAGAAGGATTAATTACGATCCAATTAGTGCTTGGCGTCATCCCCCTCTTTATCATAGCAGGCCTCATTGAAGGATATATTACCCCGCTCCCCTGGCCACACTGGAGTAAATATGGGGTTGCACTGATCACCTTGCTTTTTCTTACACTCTACATTGGACGCGTCGCCTGGAAGCGCGGTAAAGTTAAAGCATCCCTCGATTCTTAA
- the arsC gene encoding arsenate reductase (thioredoxin), which produces MKDKKIIYFLCTGNSCRSQMAEGFGKKYLGDHFEVYSAGIEAHGLNSTAVKVMNEKGVDISNQTSDIIDPELLNHVDYVITLCGDANDKCPITPPHVHRDHWAFDDPAKAQGTEEEKWTVFQRVRDDIEARIRQFSIMVN; this is translated from the coding sequence ATGAAGGATAAAAAAATCATTTACTTCCTTTGTACAGGAAATTCTTGTCGCAGTCAGATGGCAGAAGGATTCGGAAAGAAATACTTAGGAGATCATTTTGAAGTGTATAGTGCTGGAATCGAAGCTCATGGATTAAATTCCACGGCTGTAAAAGTAATGAATGAAAAAGGGGTGGATATATCCAATCAGACTTCAGATATCATCGATCCAGAATTACTCAATCATGTCGATTATGTGATCACTCTTTGTGGAGATGCCAACGATAAATGTCCAATCACCCCTCCACATGTACATCGGGATCATTGGGCTTTTGATGACCCTGCTAAAGCCCAGGGTACCGAGGAGGAAAAATGGACAGTCTTTCAGCGAGTCCGTGATGACATTGAGGCCCGTATTCGGCAGTTTTCCATAATGGTGAACTAG
- a CDS encoding metalloregulator ArsR/SmtB family transcription factor, with translation MNLAQLAECHKALGDKTRLHILSLLKVEELCVCELVEILQVTQPAVSQHMRKLKNAKLVKERRSGQWVIYSLDSSSYPFLTACLDSLPDVTEEIQTLKQKGLKVICQ, from the coding sequence ATGAATTTGGCACAATTAGCTGAGTGTCACAAAGCACTAGGCGATAAGACTAGACTACACATCCTTTCCCTATTAAAAGTAGAAGAGTTATGTGTCTGTGAATTAGTAGAAATCTTACAGGTTACTCAACCCGCCGTCTCCCAACATATGCGTAAGCTAAAAAATGCGAAACTAGTAAAAGAACGCCGAAGTGGTCAATGGGTGATCTATTCTTTAGATTCTTCTTCTTATCCGTTTCTAACCGCTTGTTTAGATTCTCTTCCTGATGTTACTGAAGAGATACAAACGTTAAAACAAAAGGGACTGAAGGTTATTTGTCAGTAG
- a CDS encoding MIP/aquaporin family protein, with translation MSKKLLAEFIGTFFLVFAGTGAIVVNEITHSLTHMGVALTFGLVVMALIYTFGHISGAHFNPAVTLSFLLRKEITKKLALFYVIIQMVAAIVASITVRLILGSAANLGATLPHSSWQQSFVLEIILTFVLMIVILGSAIHGKAVKSFAGLAIGATIGLEAMFAGPISGASMNPARSLGPALTSGNLHGLWIYIVAPLLGAVLATWIYGYLHEREESDEG, from the coding sequence ATGAGCAAAAAACTGTTAGCAGAATTTATCGGCACTTTTTTTCTTGTATTTGCGGGAACGGGTGCGATCGTTGTAAATGAGATCACCCATAGTCTCACACACATGGGAGTTGCTCTAACATTTGGGCTCGTTGTTATGGCACTTATATATACATTTGGACATATTTCTGGAGCTCATTTTAATCCAGCCGTTACCCTTTCTTTTCTACTCCGTAAGGAAATTACTAAAAAACTGGCACTCTTCTATGTCATTATTCAGATGGTTGCTGCTATCGTAGCGAGTATAACCGTTCGTCTTATATTGGGAAGTGCAGCCAATCTGGGAGCAACCCTTCCCCATTCTTCTTGGCAACAGTCATTTGTTTTAGAAATCATCCTTACGTTTGTGCTTATGATAGTTATTTTAGGATCTGCTATACATGGGAAAGCAGTAAAATCTTTTGCTGGATTAGCCATTGGAGCAACTATTGGTTTAGAAGCTATGTTTGCAGGTCCTATTTCTGGAGCCTCCATGAATCCTGCTCGCTCGTTAGGACCTGCCCTTACTTCAGGAAACCTACATGGCTTGTGGATTTACATCGTTGCACCTCTTCTTGGGGCAGTACTAGCTACCTGGATATACGGATACTTACACGAAAGGGAAGAGTCAGATGAAGGATAA
- a CDS encoding SDR family oxidoreductase — protein MKYTVITGASSGIGYETALAFAKRGKNLVVIARRQEQLLELKKEVNNIDPKLDVIIHNLDLSISENVYKLYENLKEIQIETWINNAGFGNFATVGEQKLSKIETMLRLNTEALTILSSLYVRQYANVEGTQLINISSGGGYTIVADAVTYCATKFYVSAFTEGLAQELRSQGSKMKAKVLAPAATETEFALRSLDVDSFEYEGAVPKYHTAKEMAAFLLDLYDSEKVVGIVDGITYEFHLKDPLYPYVDRNTK, from the coding sequence ATGAAATACACCGTTATTACAGGGGCTAGCTCTGGAATAGGATATGAGACAGCGCTCGCTTTCGCAAAACGCGGTAAAAACCTTGTAGTCATCGCTCGTAGACAAGAACAGCTCCTCGAGTTGAAAAAAGAAGTTAACAACATAGATCCAAAGCTTGATGTGATTATTCATAATTTGGATTTATCTATTAGTGAGAATGTATATAAACTGTATGAAAATCTTAAAGAGATTCAGATTGAAACTTGGATCAATAATGCAGGGTTTGGCAACTTTGCTACCGTGGGCGAGCAAAAGCTATCTAAAATCGAAACCATGTTACGCCTAAATACCGAGGCGCTAACTATTCTTTCCTCCCTTTATGTTCGTCAATATGCCAATGTGGAAGGTACACAGCTAATCAATATCTCCTCTGGTGGTGGATATACGATTGTTGCTGACGCTGTCACGTATTGTGCCACTAAATTTTACGTCAGCGCATTTACCGAGGGGCTTGCGCAAGAACTTCGCAGTCAAGGTTCCAAAATGAAAGCAAAAGTGCTTGCACCCGCCGCAACGGAAACCGAATTTGCTCTACGTTCTTTAGACGTTGATTCATTTGAATACGAAGGTGCCGTACCCAAGTACCATACTGCCAAAGAGATGGCAGCGTTCTTACTCGACCTCTACGATAGCGAAAAAGTGGTTGGGATTGTAGATGGCATAACATATGAGTTTCATCTGAAAGATCCACTTTACCCTTATGTAGATAGAAACACAAAGTAA